The Streptomyces sp. NBC_01439 genome contains the following window.
ACGGCCAGGCCAACGGCGGCAAGAAGTTCCTGCTGACCGCCGCCCTCCCGGCCGGCCAGGACAAGATCAAGTACATCGAGACGGACAAGATCGGTTCGTACCTCGACTACGCGAACATCATGACGTACGACATGCACGGAGCCTGGGACGGCGACGGCCCGACCTACCACCAGTCCCCGCTCTACTCCGGGGCGAACGACCCGACCGACCCGATCGCGCCGGGCACCCAGAAGTACAGCGTCGACAACGCGATCGACTCCTGGATCGACGGCAACCCGGCCTACGGCATCACCGGCGGCTTTCCCGCCAACAAGCTGACGCTGGGCTACGAGTTCTACTACCGCGGCTGGAAGGGCGTCCCCGCCGGGGCGAACAACGGCCTCGCCCAGTCCGCGACCGGCGCCTCGGGCGCCCGCCCCACCAGCCAGCAGGCCGGCATCGCCAACTACAAGGAGCTCGGCGGCCTCGTCGACAACCCGGCGACCACCTTCTGGGACGACCAGGCCAAGGCCTCGTACTTCTACAAGGACGGCGAGTTCTTCACCGGCCTGAACCAGAAGTCCATCCAGGCCCGGGTCGACTACGGCAAGCAGCGCGGCCTGGCCGGCGCGATGATGTACTCCCTGCTCGGCCTGGACAACAACACCACCCTGCTGAACCAGATCTCGGACGCCCTCGGCGGCACCACCGTCCCGCCGACCACCCCGCCGACGACGCCTCCGACCACTCCGCCCACGACCCCGCCGACCACGCCCCCGACCACCCCGCCGACGGGCTGCGGCTCGACGCCGGCGTACGTCGCGGGCACGGTCTACACGGCCGGCAACGAGGTCGCGCACAACGGCCGCAAGTACAAGGCCCAGTGGTGGACGCAGAACGAGACCCCGGGCACCACGGGTGAGTGGGGCGTCTGGAAGGACCTCGGCGCCTGCTGATCTCCCCCCACCCCGCGCCGAGCGACACCTCCGCCCTGCCCCTCACCGGGGTGGGGCGGCGGTGTGTCACGTGACTCCTCCCCCTCCTGAAGGAGGGGGCTTCTCGCTAGGCCGGGTTGGCGTCGCGACGGACCAGCCCGGCCCGTAGAACGTTCAAGGCGCCCACCGTGTCTGCGTGCGCGTGGTGGCCGCAGGCGACGCAGTGGAACCTCTGCTGGGTGGGCCGGTTCTCTGCTCCGACGTGCCCGCATTGGGGACAGGTCCGGGAGGTGTTGCGGGGGTCCACAGCGATCAGCTCTCGTCCGGCGCTTTCAGCCTTGGCGTGCAGGATCTTCAGGAACACCCCCCATC
Protein-coding sequences here:
- a CDS encoding glycosyl hydrolase family 18 protein — protein: MHIRKPLIAAAATAALAAGALASFAGLGTAQAAGAPAGAAAAAGGVRIAYYDQWSVYGNAFYPKHLDTRGIAGKLDVINYSFGNIHPTNLTCFEANKAAGDDNNPNAGDGAGDSYADYQKSFSAADSVSGVADKWDQPIVGVFNQFKQLKAKYPQLKINISLGGWTYSKYFSDAAKTDASRKKLVSSCIDQYIKGNLPVEGGYGGQGVAAGIFDGIDIDWEYPGSSGGHLGNHYAPEDKQNFTLLLKEFREQLDAYGQANGGKKFLLTAALPAGQDKIKYIETDKIGSYLDYANIMTYDMHGAWDGDGPTYHQSPLYSGANDPTDPIAPGTQKYSVDNAIDSWIDGNPAYGITGGFPANKLTLGYEFYYRGWKGVPAGANNGLAQSATGASGARPTSQQAGIANYKELGGLVDNPATTFWDDQAKASYFYKDGEFFTGLNQKSIQARVDYGKQRGLAGAMMYSLLGLDNNTTLLNQISDALGGTTVPPTTPPTTPPTTPPTTPPTTPPTTPPTGCGSTPAYVAGTVYTAGNEVAHNGRKYKAQWWTQNETPGTTGEWGVWKDLGAC